A single genomic interval of Microcebus murinus isolate Inina chromosome 24, M.murinus_Inina_mat1.0, whole genome shotgun sequence harbors:
- the EGR3 gene encoding early growth response protein 3 isoform X2, producing the protein MEPCAAWSPRGGRENVMDIGLTNEKPNPELSYSGSFQPAPGNKTVTYLGKFAFDSPSNWCQDNIISLMSAGILGVPPASGALSTQTSTASMVQPPQGDVEAMYPALPPYSNCGDIYSEPVSFHDPQGNPGLAYSPQDYQSAKPALDSNLFPMIPDYNLYHHPNDMGSIPEHKPFQGMDPIRVNPPPITPLETIKAFKDKQIHPGFGSLPQPPLTLKPIRPRKYPNRPSKTPLHERPHACPAEGCDRRFSRSDELTRHLRIHTGHKPFQCRICMRSFSRSDHLTTHIRTHTGEKPFACEFCGRKFARSDERKRHAKIHLKQKEKKAEKGGASSASSAPPVSLAPVVTTCA; encoded by the exons ATGGAGCCATGTGCGGCGTGGAGTCCCCGCGGTGGGAGAG AGAATGTGATGGACATCGGTCTGACCAACGAGAAGCCCAACCCGGAACTCTCTTACTCGGGCTCCTTCCAGCCAGCCCCCGGCAACAAGACCGTGACCTACTTGGGAAAGTTCGCCTTCGACTCCCCTTCCAACTGGTGCCAGGACAACATCATTAGCCTCATGAGCGCCGGCATCTTGGGGGTGCCCCCGGCCTCAGGGGCGCTCAGCACGCAGACGTCCACGGCCAGCATGGTGCAGCCGCCGCAGGGCGACGTGGAGGCCATGTATCCGGCGCTGCCCCCTTATTCCAACTGTGGCGATATTTACTCGGAGCCTGTGTCTTTCCACGACCCCCAGGGCAACCCCGGGCTCGCCTATTCTCCCCAGGATTACCAATCGGCCAAGCCGGCCTTGGACAGCAATCTCTTCCCCATGATTCCTGACTACAACCTGTACCACCACCCCAACGACATGGGCTCCATTCCGGAGCACAAGCCCTTCCAGGGCATGGACCCCATCCGGGTCAACCCGCCCCCCATTACCCCTCTGGAGACCATCAAGGCGTTCAAAGACAAGCAGATCCACCCGGGCTTCGGCAGCCTGCCCCAGCCGCCGCTCACGCTCAAGCCCATCCGGCCCCGCAAGTACCCCAACCGGCCCAGCAAGACCCCGCTCCACGAACGGCCCCACGCGTGCCCTGCCGAGGGCTGCGACCGCCGTTTCAGCCGCTCGGACGAGCTGACCCGGCATCTGCGCATCCACACGGGCCACAAGCCCTTCCAGTGCCGGATCTGCATGCGGAGCTTCAGCCGCAGCGACCACCTCACCACTCACATCCGCACGCACACGGGCGAGAAGCCCTTTGCCTGCGAGTTCTGCGGGCGCAAGTTTGCGCGCAGCGACGAGCGCAAGCGCCATGCCAAGATCCACCTCAAGCAAAAGGAGAAGAAGGCGGAGAAGGGGGGCGCGTCCTCGGCGTCCTCGGCGCCCCCAGTGTCCCTGGCCCCCGTGGTCACCACCTGCGCCTGA
- the EGR3 gene encoding early growth response protein 3 isoform X1 yields MTGKLAEKLPVTMSSLLNQLPDNLYPEEIPSALNLFSGSSDSVAHYNQMATENVMDIGLTNEKPNPELSYSGSFQPAPGNKTVTYLGKFAFDSPSNWCQDNIISLMSAGILGVPPASGALSTQTSTASMVQPPQGDVEAMYPALPPYSNCGDIYSEPVSFHDPQGNPGLAYSPQDYQSAKPALDSNLFPMIPDYNLYHHPNDMGSIPEHKPFQGMDPIRVNPPPITPLETIKAFKDKQIHPGFGSLPQPPLTLKPIRPRKYPNRPSKTPLHERPHACPAEGCDRRFSRSDELTRHLRIHTGHKPFQCRICMRSFSRSDHLTTHIRTHTGEKPFACEFCGRKFARSDERKRHAKIHLKQKEKKAEKGGASSASSAPPVSLAPVVTTCA; encoded by the exons ATGACCGGCAAACTCGCCGAGAAGCTGCCGGTGACCATGAGCAGTTTGCTAAACCAACTGCCTGACAATCTATACCCCGAGGAGATCCCCAGCGCGCTCAACCTCTTCTCCGGCAGCAGCGACTCGGTAGCCCATTACAATCAGATGGCTACAG AGAATGTGATGGACATCGGTCTGACCAACGAGAAGCCCAACCCGGAACTCTCTTACTCGGGCTCCTTCCAGCCAGCCCCCGGCAACAAGACCGTGACCTACTTGGGAAAGTTCGCCTTCGACTCCCCTTCCAACTGGTGCCAGGACAACATCATTAGCCTCATGAGCGCCGGCATCTTGGGGGTGCCCCCGGCCTCAGGGGCGCTCAGCACGCAGACGTCCACGGCCAGCATGGTGCAGCCGCCGCAGGGCGACGTGGAGGCCATGTATCCGGCGCTGCCCCCTTATTCCAACTGTGGCGATATTTACTCGGAGCCTGTGTCTTTCCACGACCCCCAGGGCAACCCCGGGCTCGCCTATTCTCCCCAGGATTACCAATCGGCCAAGCCGGCCTTGGACAGCAATCTCTTCCCCATGATTCCTGACTACAACCTGTACCACCACCCCAACGACATGGGCTCCATTCCGGAGCACAAGCCCTTCCAGGGCATGGACCCCATCCGGGTCAACCCGCCCCCCATTACCCCTCTGGAGACCATCAAGGCGTTCAAAGACAAGCAGATCCACCCGGGCTTCGGCAGCCTGCCCCAGCCGCCGCTCACGCTCAAGCCCATCCGGCCCCGCAAGTACCCCAACCGGCCCAGCAAGACCCCGCTCCACGAACGGCCCCACGCGTGCCCTGCCGAGGGCTGCGACCGCCGTTTCAGCCGCTCGGACGAGCTGACCCGGCATCTGCGCATCCACACGGGCCACAAGCCCTTCCAGTGCCGGATCTGCATGCGGAGCTTCAGCCGCAGCGACCACCTCACCACTCACATCCGCACGCACACGGGCGAGAAGCCCTTTGCCTGCGAGTTCTGCGGGCGCAAGTTTGCGCGCAGCGACGAGCGCAAGCGCCATGCCAAGATCCACCTCAAGCAAAAGGAGAAGAAGGCGGAGAAGGGGGGCGCGTCCTCGGCGTCCTCGGCGCCCCCAGTGTCCCTGGCCCCCGTGGTCACCACCTGCGCCTGA